The Cellulomonas fulva genome includes a window with the following:
- a CDS encoding DUF2252 domain-containing protein — translation MTVRDAFETSDEQAARGRAARARLPRSGLAAVPALAGPRDPVGAVLAQSATRVAELVPLRHERMAASAFAFYRGSAGVMAADLAAGQHSGLVVQLCGDAHLSNFGVFGSPERRLLFDLNDFDETLPGPFEWDVKRLVASVELAGRHIGASDAVRERACRGAAREYRRTMRGFADERALDVWYARLDARETSTSLDLGLDRTAQRAWRRLTGKAASREHGHAVARLTALREDGTRRFVSDPPLVVPLDDVMPPPEAVRFRAGMAQLVLHWRESLAPDRRHLAAQYRVVDLARKVVGVGSVGTRAWVLLLEGRTPDDLVVLQAKEAQASVLEAHVGASGYRHHGRRVVEGQRLMQAASDIFLGWQTVAGLDGVERDYYVRQLRDWKGSVPVEALRAEALGPYARACAWTLARAHARSGDRAAIAAYLGASARADEAFAEFARTYADQVALDHAAFAAAVGP, via the coding sequence GTGACGGTGCGCGACGCGTTCGAGACGTCCGACGAGCAGGCGGCCCGCGGCCGCGCCGCGCGAGCGCGGCTGCCGCGCTCCGGTCTCGCGGCCGTGCCGGCGCTGGCGGGGCCGCGCGACCCGGTCGGGGCGGTGCTCGCGCAGTCCGCGACGCGCGTGGCCGAGCTGGTGCCGCTGCGGCACGAGCGGATGGCCGCCTCGGCGTTCGCGTTCTACCGCGGCTCCGCCGGCGTCATGGCGGCCGACCTCGCCGCAGGTCAGCACAGCGGGCTCGTCGTGCAGCTGTGCGGGGACGCGCATCTGAGCAACTTCGGCGTCTTCGGCTCTCCCGAGCGACGCCTGCTCTTCGACCTCAACGACTTCGACGAGACGCTGCCCGGCCCGTTCGAGTGGGACGTCAAGCGGCTCGTGGCGAGCGTCGAGCTCGCGGGTCGCCACATCGGGGCGTCCGACGCCGTCCGCGAGCGGGCGTGCCGCGGGGCCGCGCGCGAGTACCGCCGCACGATGCGGGGGTTCGCCGACGAGCGGGCGCTCGACGTCTGGTACGCGCGCCTCGACGCGCGGGAGACGTCCACGAGCCTGGACCTCGGCCTGGACAGGACCGCCCAGCGCGCCTGGAGACGGCTCACCGGGAAGGCCGCGTCGCGCGAGCACGGTCACGCGGTGGCCCGGCTGACGGCGCTGCGCGAGGACGGGACCCGGCGCTTCGTCTCCGACCCGCCGCTCGTCGTCCCGCTCGACGACGTGATGCCGCCGCCCGAGGCCGTGCGGTTCCGGGCGGGCATGGCCCAGCTGGTCCTGCACTGGCGCGAGAGCCTGGCCCCGGACCGCCGTCACCTCGCCGCGCAGTACCGCGTGGTGGACCTCGCGCGGAAGGTCGTCGGCGTCGGGAGCGTGGGGACGCGGGCGTGGGTGCTGCTGCTCGAGGGCCGCACGCCCGACGACCTCGTCGTGCTGCAGGCGAAGGAGGCGCAGGCCTCGGTGCTCGAGGCGCACGTCGGCGCGAGCGGGTACCGCCACCACGGCCGGCGCGTGGTCGAGGGGCAGCGGCTGATGCAGGCCGCGAGCGACATCTTCCTCGGGTGGCAGACCGTCGCGGGCCTGGACGGCGTCGAGCGCGACTACTACGTGCGCCAGCTCCGCGACTGGAAGGGCTCCGTCCCCGTCGAGGCTCTGCGCGCGGAGGCGCTCGGACCGTACGCGCGGGCGTGCGCGTGGACGCTCGCGCGCGCCCACGCCCGCTCGGGGGACCGGGCGGCGATCGCGGCGTACCTGGGGGCGTCGGCCCGGGCAGACGAGGCGTTCGCGGAGTTCGCGCGGACCTACGCCGACCAGGTCGCGCTGGACCACGCAGCGTTCGCGGCGGCCGTCGGACCGTGA